One Saimiri boliviensis isolate mSaiBol1 chromosome 17, mSaiBol1.pri, whole genome shotgun sequence genomic window carries:
- the UNC119 gene encoding protein unc-119 homolog A translates to MKVKKGGGGAGTGTEPAPGPSGPSVAPIPEPQAESESGSESEPDAGPGPMPGPLQRKQPIGPEDVLGLQRITGDYLCSPEENIYKIDFVRFKIRDMDSGTVLFEIKKPPASERLPISRRDLDPNAGRFVRYQFTPAFLRLRQVGATVEFTVGDKPVNNFRMIERHYFRNQLLKSFDFHFGFCIPSSKNTCEHIYDFPPLSEELISEMIRHPYETQSDSFYFVDDRLVMHNKADYSYSGTP, encoded by the exons ATGAAGGTGAAGAAGGGCGGCGGCGGGGCCGGTACGGGGACGGAGCCCGCTCCAGGGCCCTCGGGCCCCAGCGTGGCCCCCATACCAGAGCCACAGGCGGAATCCGAATCTGGGTCCGAGTCGGAGCCGGACGCAGGCCCAGGGCCCATGCCGGGGCCGCTGCAGAGGAAGCAGCCGATCGGGCCGGAGGACGTGCTGGGGCTGCAGCGGATCACGGGTG ACTACCTCTGCTCCCCTGAGGAGAATATCTACAAGATCGACTTCGTCAGGTTTAAGATTCGGGACATGGACTCAGGCACTGTCCTCTTTGAAATCAAGAAGCCCCCAGCTTCAG AGCGGTTGCCCATCAGCCGGCGGGACCTGGACCCCAATGCTGGGCGCTTTGTCCGCTACCAGTTCACACCTGCCTTCCTCCGTCTGAGGCAGGTGGGAGCCAC GGTGGAGTTCACGGTGGGAGACAAGCCTGTCAACAACTTCCGAATGATCGAGAGGCACTACTTCCGCAACCAGCTACTCAAAAGCTTTGACTTCCACTTTGGCTTCTGCATCCCCAGCAGCAAGAACACCTGCGAGCACATCTACGACTTCCCCCCTCTCTCCGAGGAGCTGA TCAGCGAGATGATCCGCCACCCGTATGAGACCCAGTCTGACAGCTTCTACTTCGTGGATGACCGGCTGGTGATGCACAACAAAGCGGACTATTCCTACAGCGGGACGCCCTGA